A stretch of Blautia liquoris DNA encodes these proteins:
- a CDS encoding manganese efflux pump MntP: MSLTELFILAVGLSMDAFAVAVCKGLCLEDLTFKDALTVGLWFGVFQAVMPLTGYILGAQFRDQITAIDHWIAFILLVLIGGNMIREACSKEDHGEPCCKEKKKELAPKTMLVLAVATSIDALAVGITFAFLNVEIVPAVSFIGVVNLVCSVAGVYIGHRFGIKLKTRAEITGGVILILMGSKILLEHLGII, encoded by the coding sequence ATGAGTTTGACGGAATTATTTATACTTGCGGTAGGATTATCTATGGATGCATTTGCAGTGGCAGTCTGTAAAGGGTTATGTCTGGAAGATTTGACATTTAAAGATGCACTGACAGTCGGCCTGTGGTTCGGAGTGTTTCAGGCTGTCATGCCTCTGACCGGATATATACTGGGAGCCCAGTTCCGAGATCAGATCACAGCCATTGATCACTGGATTGCATTCATACTTTTGGTGCTGATCGGGGGAAACATGATCAGAGAGGCCTGTTCAAAAGAGGACCATGGGGAGCCGTGCTGTAAGGAGAAGAAGAAAGAGCTGGCTCCAAAGACAATGCTTGTCCTCGCTGTTGCCACCAGCATCGATGCTTTGGCTGTGGGAATCACTTTTGCATTTTTAAATGTCGAGATTGTTCCTGCGGTATCCTTTATAGGTGTTGTTAACCTGGTCTGTTCTGTCGCAGGAGTATACATTGGCCACAGATTCGGCATTAAATTAAAAACAAGGGCTGAAATCACCGGAGGGGTCATCCTGATTTTGATGGGCAGCAAAATTTTGCTCGAGCATCTTGGCATCATATAA
- a CDS encoding polysaccharide deacetylase family protein, whose translation MDKEKLRKIVERNRRRTMFQNCMKVVVCVLVTLVLVTVGWKAAEPFAKKGGISTDDKTLPVIQVQAGTNTQADGSGDASKELIPDDKSPVNEIPGWQADGNGWWYAADSKTLYSNGWLTIDGQRYHFGSSGYMDTGWTPIGGKGYYFQDNGIYDPNRDPKKVIALTFDDGPGPYTNTLLDILQQNHVKATFFMQGVNVKRYGADTIPRMVQLGCMLGNHSYDHPDLLAAGPEVAKQQIDQTDQLIAQYNNGAGADVIRFPYGKFTKEMSQATGRSCWFWDLDTRDWETKNTDATISAVLDHVNGGDIILLHDIHETTVAACQTIIPELINRGYDLVTVRELAASRGYETEAGVTYYGFTDRDLTKDTVTDKNR comes from the coding sequence ATGGATAAAGAAAAACTCAGAAAAATTGTAGAACGTAATCGAAGAAGGACAATGTTCCAAAACTGTATGAAGGTTGTAGTATGTGTACTCGTAACACTTGTACTTGTGACGGTGGGATGGAAAGCTGCAGAACCTTTTGCAAAAAAAGGGGGCATCAGTACAGATGATAAGACGTTGCCGGTGATTCAGGTTCAGGCCGGAACGAACACTCAGGCGGATGGAAGCGGTGATGCATCAAAAGAATTGATTCCGGATGACAAGTCACCTGTGAATGAGATCCCTGGGTGGCAGGCAGACGGCAATGGATGGTGGTATGCCGCAGATTCTAAGACACTCTATTCGAATGGGTGGCTGACGATTGATGGTCAGCGTTATCACTTTGGGAGCAGTGGATATATGGATACCGGGTGGACTCCTATCGGTGGAAAAGGCTATTATTTTCAGGATAACGGGATTTACGATCCAAACAGAGATCCCAAGAAAGTAATCGCGCTGACTTTTGATGACGGACCGGGTCCTTACACCAATACCTTGCTGGATATCCTTCAGCAGAATCATGTTAAGGCGACATTTTTTATGCAAGGTGTTAATGTTAAGCGCTATGGTGCCGACACGATTCCGAGAATGGTACAGTTGGGATGTATGTTGGGTAATCATTCTTATGACCATCCCGACCTGTTGGCCGCCGGGCCGGAGGTGGCAAAGCAGCAGATTGATCAGACAGATCAGCTGATTGCACAGTACAACAATGGGGCAGGGGCAGATGTAATTCGCTTTCCATATGGAAAGTTCACAAAGGAGATGTCACAGGCGACAGGCAGGTCCTGTTGGTTCTGGGATCTGGATACGAGAGACTGGGAGACAAAGAATACGGATGCCACGATATCAGCAGTTTTAGATCATGTAAACGGCGGGGATATTATTCTGCTTCATGATATCCACGAAACAACCGTGGCGGCCTGCCAGACGATTATACCAGAACTGATTAACAGAGGCTATGATCTGGTCACGGTCAGAGAGCTGGCGGCGTCCAGAGGCTATGAAACAGAGGCAGGGGTTACATATTATGGCTTTACGGATAGAGATTTGACAAAAGATACTGTGACGGATAAAAACAGGTAG
- the tdh gene encoding L-threonine 3-dehydrogenase → MGEVQHDGLMWALVKEKPEEGLWMKRVPIPKTGPNDVKIKIHKTAICGTDVHIYQWNEWAQRTVPIGLTAGHEYVGEVVETGEAVRGFKAGHLVSGEGHITCGKCRNCLEGHKENCKNAKGVGVNRNGAFAEYLVIPSCNVWPCNPAIPEETYAIFDPFGNAAHAALSYDSLGEDVLISGAGPIGCMAAAIVKFAGARNVVVTDFNNYRLELAAKLGATRTVNLKNEKLTDVMQEIGMTEGFDVGLEMSGAQSGLGDMIHNMKHGGKIALLGLQRPDAVVDLETVIFNGLNLRGIYGRKVWDTWYKMSTMLQAGLDISAIITHHFDIRDYEKGFEAMISGQSGKVILDWARVNDNR, encoded by the coding sequence ATGGGAGAAGTGCAACATGATGGGTTGATGTGGGCCCTGGTAAAGGAGAAACCGGAAGAGGGATTATGGATGAAGAGAGTTCCGATTCCCAAAACAGGTCCGAATGATGTAAAGATCAAGATTCATAAAACAGCAATCTGCGGGACAGATGTTCATATCTATCAGTGGAATGAGTGGGCACAGCGTACCGTGCCGATTGGTCTTACAGCAGGCCACGAGTACGTCGGAGAGGTTGTAGAGACTGGTGAGGCAGTGCGTGGATTTAAGGCAGGCCATCTGGTATCCGGAGAAGGACATATTACATGTGGAAAGTGCAGGAACTGCCTGGAAGGTCACAAGGAAAACTGTAAAAATGCGAAAGGGGTCGGGGTTAATCGAAATGGTGCATTTGCTGAGTACCTTGTTATTCCTTCCTGCAATGTCTGGCCATGCAATCCTGCAATACCGGAGGAAACGTATGCGATCTTTGATCCCTTTGGAAATGCAGCCCACGCCGCACTGTCATATGATTCTCTTGGCGAGGATGTCCTGATATCCGGAGCTGGTCCGATCGGGTGCATGGCGGCGGCAATCGTGAAGTTTGCAGGAGCAAGGAATGTTGTTGTAACAGACTTCAATAATTATCGTCTGGAGCTTGCTGCAAAGCTTGGTGCGACCAGAACTGTGAATCTTAAAAATGAAAAATTGACAGATGTCATGCAGGAGATCGGCATGACAGAAGGGTTTGATGTAGGACTTGAGATGTCTGGTGCACAGTCAGGTTTAGGAGATATGATTCATAATATGAAACATGGTGGAAAAATTGCTCTTCTTGGACTGCAGAGACCAGATGCGGTTGTGGATCTTGAGACAGTTATCTTCAATGGACTAAATCTTCGCGGAATTTACGGAAGAAAAGTGTGGGACACGTGGTATAAGATGTCCACTATGCTGCAGGCAGGATTGGATATATCTGCTATTATTACCCATCATTTTGACATCAGGGATTATGAGAAAGGATTCGAGGCAATGATCTCTGGTCAGTCTGGAAAAGTGATACTGGACTGGGCCAGGGTAAATGATAACAGATAA